ttaaccaaTTGGGAAACAAGATCCTTTAATGgcttcttgttaagtccttcTGGTAACATTGGTTCAAGGTGCCCTGCCCAATTTCCACAAACTAGTTTGGACCGTTGCTTTGTGGATTCATCAATGATCCATCTATTTTGTGTTGAAAGAGGATAACCATTAGAATATGATGATGTTAGAATAGAGTAATATACAAGAACAAGAACTACATTTGAAATTTTACCCAACATTTTTTTTGACTTCTTTTGGAAGAGAAACGTGACATATTGCTTATGGAGTGATTATATAGAAAGTTTCTATGAAGACATGAATGAATGTACTATCTTTTCTCACAATCTTTGTTCTTACTACATTTTAGGAACTATACACAAATAGATTGAGGTATGTTATTCAACAAAGATTATATAGCATGTGGCACTTTGTAGTTTGTATCTTACTATTTATAAGTAAATgactctgttttttttttttttgtgtaaacttaaaaagaaaaaaaaaagtaagaaaaaTTTGCACCAAGTTTCTATTGATTGATAAAGGTACATGCATGCattgataattataattatagttatatatatacatttaaCCATGAATGGCGTAAGATATAAATATTCTTACAAGTGGCTAATACTATAACACAAGTTGATCAGTTCAAGTGCCATCTTTGTGTACTTTGCACCTATCACCCACAATAGCCCTATATTGACCATTGACCGTTGACCATTGACCATTGACTTTGACTTTTTGATTAACTAGCTAATTTCACCAacattattattactattattagtGTTGGTTGGTCTTGTTTGTTGCAGACTCACAAGAGAGTAATAAGCACCACTTGGGCCTTTACCCAACAAAGATGAATGAGTCCCTTTTTCCACAAGCTTCCCTTTATCCAAAACAGCAATCACATCACAATTCTGAATTGTGCTTAACCTATGAGCAACAACCACACTTGTTCTTCCAACCATAACCCTCTCCAATGCACCTTGCACTAGCTTCTCTGATTGGCTATCAAGTGCACTTGTTGCCTCATCCAATAGCAAAACTTCTGGATTTTTCAGAATTGCCCTTGCAATTGCAATTCTTTGCTTTTGACCCCCTGACAATTGAACCCCTCTATCACCACAATATGTGTCATACCCATCTTTCAAACTTGCAATAAATTCATGTGCATTTGCTACCCTTGCTGCTTCTATAATCTCACTTTCACTAACAACTTTGTCATCATTTTCACAAGCTCCATAAGCAATGTTCTCCTTTATGGTGCCACCAAATAGAGTTGGCTCTTGGCTCACTAGTGCAATGTGGTTCCTTAGTGACCTTAGGTTATATGATTTAATGTCTCTACCATCTATGATCACTTGTCCTTTCATTGGCTCATAGAACCTCTCAATTAGACCCAATATTGTTGATTTGCCTGAACCACTTTGGCCCACTAGTGCTGTTGATTTCCCTGCATCAATTTGCATTGAGAACCCTTCAAAAATCATCACGTTGGGCCTAGCTGGGTATGCGAAATGGACATCTTTTAGTTCCATTTGGCCCGTTAACTTTTCCGGCTTGTACCCTTCTGGGTCATCGGGCTCAATCTTAGTGTACCTGTGCTCATATCACAAAATAATTAACCCAAAAAGCGTGACAAAAAGAGTGTAATACAAAAATCAAGTGGAAATAATTAAAcaagattttgttttttttttttacaaaattttaaaaatagaaattaaaaatagaaacaaCCAGACCTTAATCTTGCAATTTTATGGTGCATTTAGTttgtattttctattttttgttttcattttattattttttagaattttataaaaaataataaaattctattttctatttttttataaaattttgaaaataaaaaacactacacaaaatcaaacacacctattatgtatataatattaaaatatttatgttatattttttttaagtaaataaTGGCGTGACATGTAAATTGCTAAAATGGCAAGATGAGATAGAAGTTAATACAACATGTGAAGCATTAATGAAAAGGATCGACGGGAATAaattctctcaattttttttaataattgaagGAGTAAAATAGGATCTTTcacaattaattttataaatgggatcaagaataaatatgagagagaatAATGAAAGATTAAAAATCACACCTTACACtactcttaatttttttaaacaattgaAAGGATCTATTATCAGGATTGACAAGTATTGATATCAAATATTTGTGTGTTATTTAGTTATATACCTGTCTAAGATGGCAAAAACAGAGGCCACAGCATCTGAACCTTTAGCAAGGTCACTAGTCATGCTACCAGCATCGGCAATAACCCTACCCGTGCTCACCAAGATCATGAAGGTCTCAAACAGCGCCTTGGACGTTATGTATCCGTGGGCTATAAGTTTCCCACCGTACCAAAAGTCCAATGCCCATGTACAAGACGTGAGGCTTTGGGCACAAGCAAGCCCAATTCCGGCGTACCAAGATTGCCGGATGCTCTCACGTCTTGGACCCTGTTGGGCCTTCTCGAGCATCTTGAGCATCCGGTCTTGGGAAGAGAATGCAGTTATGGTTCTGAGGTTGGAGACGGCCTCGGCGGCTATCTTGCTGGTTTCGCTTTGGGCCTTGATGGCCTTGCTTGACATGCTTTGTAAAAGGACACGCCTTGTGTAGAAACATGCTATGATGATTGGTTGAACGGCTATCATAACAAGGGCGAGCCTCCATGCTATGATCAAGCCCATGGTGCATGCTATTAGAACCGCTGAGATTGTTTGAACCACTAGGGCCATTCTGTCTCCCACTAAGGACCTTACCTGAAATCATGTCAAAGTGAAACATcatgaataaaagaagataatGCTTGGCCTGTCAGAACATAAAATATAGtggaccaaaaaaaaaaaaaagataatgaGGCAATAAAATAAAGGTGAATTTTTTAGTGTTTACAAATTTTCTGTTTAAATTGTCTAAAAATAGAGATGGAATAAGATGagatccaatttttttttttttaaattttatgagtAAATATTAAATATCATAGAAGACACCTAAACTAAAAGTTTAGTTTTGATAATATATGTTAcagtaaataattatttttagtaatataataataataataatatataattggaCACATGTATACTgcacatcaaaattaaatttaatggaATGACAAGAAGAAATGATTGATAATGTAACATTATGGATCATGAATCCGTGCATGTTTAAAAAGACATTATGACCCAACAAAAATAATAGAGAAATGTTACTTGGATCTTTGCTTCATACCTAAAAAAAGTTCATATgacaaaagaagagaaaagtaTGAATAAGTAGCCCCACaagtcaaaaaataaaaatgaactaTATATGTTGCcctttgaaattaaattaaattggaCTACTAAAAATAAATAGGTGATGTATAAtataagtttaattttgatatattgaaaatattgtatacagttatataattataattataattattttttttatgactaTTTAAGTGGTCAATATAAAAGATTgtataaaatagttttacactggcggtatatcaaaattaaattctgtATAATATATCTTCTAtattacattttaaaaaaaaactatttgtTGCATCTTTAGTTACATTTCTCTAGAGAGATATattttgtatattaattttccttttgataCTAAACTAACAcatttttaattactaaatgaaaaatgtgagattcatcattatcactacgTTATCATAAACATAAGTAAGAATAATAAAACATACCACATTTGCTTCTTTGGCAAGTCTAGAACAAACTGCACCCGTTGAATTCTCATCCTGGTCAAACCAGCCTACTTCAAAAGTGAGAATCTTTGAAAGCATCCTCTCCCTAACCCTCTTTGTCAAGTACTCACCCATGTAAGCAAAGTTATAATGCTGCAACACATTCACAATTAGAGAGAACACAGCCAAccctagaaaacaaagtgcgtAGATCATAGTCTTCCTCTTAATCTCATCATGGTCCGTCAGAAAATAAACGGATATCATTGACCCCATCGAGAATGCATAAATCGGTTGAACTGCACCAAATAACACTGCACTCATACATCCCAAACATGCTTGCTTCCACTCCGGAAGGTTTAGAGCTAACAACCTACACCATAACGGactcaaaaatttaattaagtatTAAAAAGAGTAAATAATATAACAagacttttcatataataagtTTTTCTTATTGTAACATCCACCTAAATTCTTATGGCTTTATAAATTATTACTTTTAAACATTTCTTATTAAGTAAAGagtaatatattatttagtaattaaatagatattaattttttatttattatattttatatcaataatttaaatttaaaatttagagtttaTAGTTTATAGTTTATGATTTAAGAATAAAagtgttttaattttaaatttttttatatttaataaaatattaatttttaaataaaaaatattatatgtatattaaaatatatatatatatatatatatatatatatatatatatatatatatatagcataaCTGTATTTAGATAGTACTACACTGCTCCCTTTTATTAACATTCGACACAAATTGTTATAGAAAGTTTTTATtagattatttaattaaatgctaatatattaaatacaaatatGACTATTGTAACAAATTAGCAATAGAGACCAAACCTAATACCTAAAAAATCTTTTAacgtaaaaataaaataataataataaattttataaaacaagagaaaaagaaaaattaaacgtacattttatacaaaaataataattaaaatattaatattttattatattaataatttaatataaataatcataataaatatacattaaaattaacatcaaatcaaatattaatataaaatatatattaaaatataaaatatatattaaaaaattaaattatatatatataatagcttattttattttagtgtttgattttaatgtataaataatatttttataatttagattgCCTGACAAATTATTATCTTTACATGAAATAAAAAGAGAGTGAGTATTTGTGACTGACCTGCGAAATGAAGGAACAGCAAAGTTGTTATCTTTAACTATTTCCTCTACGTCATGATCATCACCGGCACAAGAAGCCACGCGGGCAACGGAGTTTGCTGAACTGGATCGGCTGACTTGCGAGAGCCTTCGACTGCTTGTGTTATGAATATCCTTGTTGGAAATGGACGACGGATGAGTAGGAGGAGGCAAAACGACAGTGTCGTCTTGTTCATTATTATTCTTTGACGCTTGGAGGCGAACGAGGGAAGCGTAAAGACCGGCGTCGTTTTGAATTAGGGTTTGGTGAGGGCCTATTTCCACGACCTTGCCGTTCTGAACGACGGCAATGAGGTCAGCATTCTGAACGGTGGAAAGGCGGTGGGCAATGATGACGGTGGTGCGGCCAACGGCGGCTTTGTCGAGGGCTTCTTGAACAACGCGCTCAGATTCGGAGTCGAGTGCGCTTGTTGCTTCGTCCAGAAGGAGGATTCTCGGTTTCTTGATTATTGCTCTTGCGATGGCGATTCTTTGTTTTTGTCCTCCTGACATTTGCACTCCTCTCTCCCCAACCTGCATCCATCACCAcatgcatttttttttcttctgttatgatataattataattatttatatataatttaatttatttttaatatgtaatttatattttaatgtatattctacattaataattaattttagtatattttagcatgtttatttttttaataaatttttaaaattataaatatttttaaaatatatattaagtaTAGAAAAATACTATATGTATAATTCTTTTGTGAACtaaatctaattaaaataaataataaaaaatggatTATGAGTGGATGAGTAAGAGTGATAATATAATAATGATTTTTGTTGATGTTAGatcaatttattaaaatttgattaataaaaaactTATTCATATAGTACTATTCTTAAATATATTTCATAATATTTTAAtacttttttcaaaaaatatttttaagtgaatatatatatatatatatatatatatatatatatatttgtgcTGCCAATATATGTTAAATATATAGCTTAGAATGAACacaaatatattataaatttttagtatattttttttactcatATTATAGCTTGCAAAAAGACTATTTGTTTGTTAAAAttatctattaaaattaattattatatatttataatttagtgtatatgtattttatatttaaatgtaTATTCTATACTAATGATGATATTAGTATGTATCTAATATagttatataatttataagtgCTAATATATTAATAGATGTTAACGTGGCTGTTAATCagtttttataaattaaatataaataataataagaaatgTGAAGTatgttatttt
This sequence is a window from Arachis stenosperma cultivar V10309 chromosome 10, arast.V10309.gnm1.PFL2, whole genome shotgun sequence. Protein-coding genes within it:
- the LOC130954403 gene encoding ABC transporter B family member 15-like; this translates as MDVDNNDNSVGAMVSSRKKKKKNGSISSIFMHADTKDWFFMLFGLLGAIGDGLTTPLVLFITSKMMNNLGSFSNLEGGGGFTHNINKNAVALLYLACGSFVACFLEGYCWTRTGERQATRMRGRYLKAVLRQEVAYFDLHVTSTSEVITSVSNDSLVIQDCLSEKVPNFLMNASMFIGSYIVAFALLWRLAIVGFPFVVLLVIPGLMYGRTLMGLARKIREEYNQAGTVAEQAISSIRTVYSFVGENKTIGAFSDALQGSVRLGLKQGLAKGLAIGSNGVVFAIWSFMSYYGSRLVMYHAAEGGTVFAVGAAIALGGLALGAGLSNVKYFSEAITAGERIMEVIKRIPKIDSDNMVGEILENILGEVELDHVEFAYPSRPDNMILSNFSLKIPAGKTVALVGGSGSGKSTVISLLQRFYDPIGGEIRLDGVPIMKMQLKWLRSQMGLVSQEPALFATSIKENILFGREDASEQEIVEAAKASNAHNFISQLPQGYDTQVGERGVQMSGGQKQRIAIARAIIKKPRILLLDEATSALDSESERVVQEALDKAAVGRTTVIIAHRLSTVQNADLIAVVQNGKVVEIGPHQTLIQNDAGLYASLVRLQASKNNNEQDDTVVLPPPTHPSSISNKDIHNTSSRRLSQVSRSSSANSVARVASCAGDDHDVEEIVKDNNFAVPSFRRLLALNLPEWKQACLGCMSAVLFGAVQPIYAFSMGSMISVYFLTDHDEIKRKTMIYALCFLGLAVFSLIVNVLQHYNFAYMGEYLTKRVRERMLSKILTFEVGWFDQDENSTGAVCSRLAKEANVVRSLVGDRMALVVQTISAVLIACTMGLIIAWRLALVMIAVQPIIIACFYTRRVLLQSMSSKAIKAQSETSKIAAEAVSNLRTITAFSSQDRMLKMLEKAQQGPRRESIRQSWYAGIGLACAQSLTSCTWALDFWYGGKLIAHGYITSKALFETFMILVSTGRVIADAGSMTSDLAKGSDAVASVFAILDRYTKIEPDDPEGYKPEKLTGQMELKDVHFAYPARPNVMIFEGFSMQIDAGKSTALVGQSGSGKSTILGLIERFYEPMKGQVIIDGRDIKSYNLRSLRNHIALVSQEPTLFGGTIKENIAYGACENDDKVVSESEIIEAARVANAHEFIASLKDGYDTYCGDRGVQLSGGQKQRIAIARAILKNPEVLLLDEATSALDSQSEKLVQGALERVMVGRTSVVVAHRLSTIQNCDVIAVLDKGKLVEKGTHSSLLGKGPSGAYYSLVSLQQTRPTNTNNSNNNVGEIS